The following coding sequences are from one Anolis sagrei isolate rAnoSag1 chromosome 6, rAnoSag1.mat, whole genome shotgun sequence window:
- the LOC132779562 gene encoding olfactory receptor 5V1-like — protein MEAHNQTVLSEFIILGFQDLQDLRLLLFSGFLTIYLFTVLWNAFIITMATLDQRLRTPMYFFLGNLSVLDICYTTTTIPPMLGLLLTQRNSISYIGCLLQLYFFFSFVGTECLLLAVMAFDRYVAICKPLHYSLVIRRTFCLQLVTICWAGGFINSAIHTCFAFRLPFCDDNRLDAFYCDIPPLLKLSCGDITLNQRLLLFIGLIIAWTPLFCILLSYAYIISTVLKIRSTEGRQKAFSTCSSHLTVVLLYYGSCIFTYLRPISSQSSVNTKLIPLMYSILTPLLNPVIYTLRNKDVKKAIQSAMGKV, from the coding sequence ATGGAGGCACATAACCAAACAGTACTTTCAGAGTTCATAATTCTTGGCTTTCAAGATCTGCAGGATCTACGCCTTTTACTCTTCAGTGGATTCTTgaccatttatttattcacagtgcTGTGGAATGCTTTTATTATCACAATGGCCACATTGGACCAGCGACTCAGAACTCCCATGTACTTCTTTCTTGGTAACCTCTCTGTTCTTGATATCTGctacactactactactattcctcCGATGCTGGGCCTCCTTCTCACACAGAGAAACAGCATCTCTTATATAGGCTGTCTGCTTCAACtgtatttcttcttctcctttgtaGGTACTGAATGCCTCCTTCTGGCGGTTATGGCCTTTGATCGATATGTTGCTATTTGCAAACCTTTGCATTATTCGCTGGTTATCAGAAGAACATTTTGCCTTCAGCTAGTTACTATATGTTGGGCTGGTGGTTTCATCAACTCTGCAATACACACATGTTTTGCCTTCAGGTTGCCTTTCTGTGATGACAACCGCCTTGATGCTTTCTACTGTGACATCCCTCCTCTGCTAAAGCTCTCTTGTGGAGATATTACCCTGAATCAAAGGCTTTTGTTATTCATTGGCCTGATCATAGCTTGGACACCCCTTTTCTGTATTCTTCTGTCATATGCTTACATCATTTCAACTGTCTTGAAAATACGCTCCACAGAAGGGAGACAAAAAGCTTTCTCCACCTGCTCTTCTCATCTCACTGTAGTTCTCTTGTATTATGGCAGTTGCATTTTCACCTATTTAAGGCCCATTTCTTCTCAGTCATCAGTGAATACAAAGTTGATCCCACTAATGTATAGTATCTTGACACCATTGTTAAATCCAGTCATATATACCTTGCGCAACAAGGATGTGAAAAAAGCTATCCAAAGTGCAATGGGAAAGGTTTGA